In a genomic window of Arachnia rubra:
- a CDS encoding ABC transporter ATP-binding protein/permease, translating into MGNAVGKGIEGAVLRTLGAREHVLTVTGSEYRAGHFIRVHLHSDTLLDARGEAPGNWVRAWFPDPDGGSRQFQRGYTLAEADPVLGTMAIDFVIHHPMGPAAYWATTCEPGDQIVAMRYGEQPFAPPDPPPAGYLFLGDLASYPAIHSLAAVVPQESPVVVFLEKHDDRDLELPLPEGPNITARWVEELPDGQGLAQAISARDWTGWYAWVTAESLTTRRAKTPLQRDFGLNRSTLHAQAYWIRGRAMGKSRVLEEINEEHATASVQATEDPAADAGEQAKPAEGLLSPAKQALIAGGVAQALLAVLQIVPFILFAEAARLFLKGATQQEFITLGVTALIVMGASAVGTAVLLFLMHLYDSRFAAAVRRRLMAKLNTLPLGWFGDRKAGDVKKLVSDDVAALHYLVTHAVLDLVAAIVTPVAALVYLFAVQWRLALVLLIPVVAFLFVMTRISARDRDKTMTSQRYLALASGQAQTFMATRDQARVFGPSSVVDLPGTLRMVGDFVATWQRDTGMAKIQAVMINRPTTVLGIMVLAGWLFIMPGWMSVAELIPFLILGTSLGGQLLGIASNIGALTTGLGARDSLELLLGTPGLAEPGNRSVPAGHVRFDKVRFSYNSGRTVLPGLDLSLDRGTVTALVGPSGAGKSTVAALLARLWDPQQGSVSIDGVDVRDLTQDELYAKVTILLQDVQLINASVRDNIALTRPEASESDIRAAAQAAHIDQLIQQLPQGYDTIVDSSRLSGGERQRIGIARALLADTPIVVLDEATAAADPDSEWAILQGLERLLKGRTVLMIAHRLHTIRKADRIVVLDNGAIAESGTHEELLDREGTYAGLWHATAAPQGEVR; encoded by the coding sequence ATGGGTAACGCTGTGGGCAAGGGTATTGAAGGTGCGGTTCTCAGGACGCTGGGGGCCAGGGAGCATGTCCTGACGGTCACCGGCAGCGAGTATCGCGCAGGGCATTTCATCCGCGTGCATCTGCACTCGGACACACTGCTTGACGCGCGGGGGGAGGCGCCGGGCAACTGGGTGCGCGCCTGGTTCCCGGACCCGGACGGCGGTTCCAGGCAGTTCCAGCGGGGCTACACCCTGGCGGAGGCGGACCCGGTCTTAGGCACCATGGCCATCGACTTCGTCATCCACCATCCCATGGGGCCTGCCGCCTACTGGGCGACGACCTGCGAGCCCGGCGACCAGATTGTCGCCATGCGCTATGGCGAGCAGCCCTTCGCGCCACCCGATCCGCCGCCCGCCGGGTACCTCTTCCTGGGTGACCTGGCGTCGTATCCCGCGATCCACTCTCTGGCAGCCGTGGTTCCGCAGGAGAGCCCTGTGGTCGTCTTCCTGGAGAAGCATGACGACCGGGACCTTGAACTCCCACTGCCGGAAGGACCGAACATCACCGCCCGGTGGGTTGAGGAACTCCCCGACGGCCAAGGCCTGGCGCAGGCGATCTCGGCCAGGGACTGGACGGGCTGGTATGCCTGGGTCACCGCCGAATCCCTGACGACCCGGCGCGCGAAGACGCCGCTCCAGCGTGATTTCGGGCTGAACCGGTCCACGCTCCATGCCCAGGCCTACTGGATCCGTGGCCGTGCCATGGGCAAATCCCGTGTCCTCGAGGAGATCAACGAAGAACACGCCACAGCCAGCGTCCAGGCCACCGAGGACCCGGCGGCCGATGCAGGCGAACAAGCGAAGCCAGCCGAGGGACTCCTATCCCCGGCGAAGCAGGCCCTGATCGCCGGGGGAGTGGCGCAGGCGCTGCTGGCTGTCCTGCAGATTGTTCCCTTCATCCTGTTCGCGGAGGCCGCACGGCTGTTCCTCAAAGGAGCCACGCAGCAGGAGTTCATCACCCTGGGTGTCACAGCCTTGATCGTGATGGGCGCCAGTGCTGTGGGGACGGCGGTCCTGCTGTTCCTGATGCATCTCTACGACAGCCGTTTCGCCGCCGCGGTCAGGCGTCGGCTGATGGCCAAGCTGAACACGCTTCCACTGGGCTGGTTCGGCGACCGAAAAGCCGGCGATGTCAAGAAACTGGTCAGTGACGACGTCGCGGCACTGCACTATCTGGTCACCCACGCGGTCCTGGACCTGGTGGCCGCGATCGTCACGCCAGTGGCCGCCTTGGTCTATCTTTTCGCCGTCCAGTGGCGGCTGGCCTTGGTGCTGCTGATCCCGGTCGTGGCGTTCCTGTTCGTGATGACCCGGATCTCGGCTCGCGACCGGGACAAGACCATGACCTCACAGCGGTACCTGGCTCTGGCCTCCGGGCAGGCGCAGACATTCATGGCCACCCGCGACCAGGCGCGGGTCTTCGGGCCATCGTCGGTGGTGGACCTGCCTGGCACCCTGCGGATGGTCGGCGACTTCGTCGCTACCTGGCAGAGGGACACCGGCATGGCGAAGATCCAGGCGGTGATGATCAATCGCCCGACGACGGTTCTGGGGATCATGGTTCTGGCCGGCTGGCTGTTCATCATGCCGGGCTGGATGAGCGTCGCGGAGTTGATCCCATTCCTGATCCTTGGCACCTCCCTGGGCGGCCAGCTGCTGGGCATTGCGTCAAACATCGGCGCGCTGACGACTGGCCTGGGTGCTCGTGACAGCCTGGAGCTGCTGCTGGGAACCCCTGGCCTGGCGGAACCGGGGAACCGGAGCGTGCCGGCTGGGCATGTGCGTTTCGACAAGGTCCGGTTCAGCTACAACTCCGGCCGGACGGTGCTACCTGGGCTGGATTTGTCATTGGACAGAGGCACGGTCACCGCGCTGGTTGGCCCGTCGGGTGCCGGCAAGTCGACGGTCGCTGCGCTGCTGGCCCGGTTGTGGGATCCACAGCAGGGCTCGGTCAGCATCGACGGCGTGGATGTGCGGGACCTCACCCAGGACGAGCTGTATGCGAAGGTGACGATCCTTCTGCAGGACGTGCAGCTGATCAACGCCAGCGTCCGCGACAACATCGCACTGACCCGGCCGGAGGCGAGCGAAAGCGATATCCGCGCCGCTGCTCAGGCCGCGCACATCGACCAGCTGATCCAACAGCTGCCACAGGGCTACGACACGATCGTCGACTCCTCCCGGCTCTCCGGGGGCGAGCGCCAGCGCATCGGCATCGCCCGCGCGCTGCTGGCAGACACCCCCATCGTTGTGCTGGACGAGGCCACCGCTGCGGCGGATCCCGACTCTGAGTGGGCCATTCTCCAGGGCCTAGAGCGACTGCTGAAGGGACGGACCGTGCTGATGATCGCGCACCGCCTGCACACCATCCGGAAAGCCGATCGTATTGTCGTGCTGGATAACGGTGCCATCGCCGAGTCCGGTACGCATGAGGAGCTACTCGACCGCGAGGGGACGTACGCCGGTCTGTGGCATGCGACCGCCGCGCCGCAGGGGGAGGTCCGCTGA
- the groL gene encoding chaperonin GroEL (60 kDa chaperone family; promotes refolding of misfolded polypeptides especially under stressful conditions; forms two stacked rings of heptamers to form a barrel-shaped 14mer; ends can be capped by GroES; misfolded proteins enter the barrel where they are refolded when GroES binds): protein MAKLIEFNEEARRGLERGMNTLADAVKVTLGPKGRNVVLEKKWGAPTITNDGVSIAKEIELDDPYEKIGAELVKEVAKKTDDVAGDGTTTATVVAQAMVREGLRNVTAGANPMALKKGIETAVAAIAKELASLAIDVETKEQIAATASISAADPTVGEIIAEAMDKVGKEGVITVEESNTFGLELELTEGMRFDKGYISPYFVTDAERMEATLDDPYVLIVNSKISSLKDLLPVLEKVMQSGKSLLVVAEDVEGEALAGLIVNKLRGTFKSIAVKAPGFGDRRKAMLADIAILTGGQVISEEVGLSLDAVTLDLLGRARQVIVTKDECTIVDGGGEQEMIEGRVAQIRKEIENSDSEYDREKLQERLAKLAGGVAVIKVGAATEVELKERKHRIEDAVRNAKAAVEEGIVPGGGVALLQASKAAKVEGLDDDELVGASIVLAAAQGPLRQIATNAGLEGGVIAEKVAGLPKGHGLNAATGEYVDMVDAGIIDPAKVTRSALQNAASIAALFLTTEAVIADKPEKAPAAAGAPGMDEMGGMGGF from the coding sequence ATGGCAAAGCTCATCGAATTCAACGAAGAGGCTCGCCGCGGCCTCGAGCGGGGCATGAACACCCTCGCAGACGCGGTCAAAGTAACCCTCGGCCCCAAGGGCCGCAACGTCGTGCTTGAGAAGAAGTGGGGCGCCCCCACCATCACCAATGATGGCGTCTCCATCGCCAAGGAGATCGAGCTCGACGATCCCTACGAGAAGATCGGCGCTGAGCTGGTCAAGGAAGTCGCCAAGAAGACTGACGACGTCGCCGGCGACGGCACCACCACTGCCACCGTCGTGGCCCAGGCGATGGTTCGCGAGGGCCTGCGCAATGTCACCGCCGGTGCCAACCCGATGGCTCTGAAGAAGGGCATCGAGACTGCTGTCGCCGCCATCGCCAAGGAGCTGGCCTCGCTGGCCATCGACGTGGAGACCAAGGAGCAGATCGCTGCCACCGCGTCCATCTCCGCCGCTGATCCCACCGTCGGCGAGATCATCGCCGAGGCCATGGACAAGGTCGGCAAGGAGGGTGTGATCACCGTCGAGGAGTCCAACACCTTCGGGCTGGAACTCGAACTGACCGAGGGTATGCGCTTCGACAAGGGCTACATCTCCCCGTACTTCGTCACCGATGCGGAGCGGATGGAGGCCACCCTCGACGATCCCTATGTCCTGATCGTCAACTCCAAGATCTCCTCCCTCAAGGACCTGCTTCCCGTGCTGGAGAAGGTCATGCAGTCCGGCAAGTCGTTGCTGGTGGTGGCTGAGGACGTCGAGGGCGAGGCTCTCGCCGGCCTGATCGTCAACAAGCTGCGTGGCACCTTCAAGTCCATCGCGGTCAAGGCGCCGGGCTTCGGCGACCGCCGCAAGGCCATGCTGGCTGACATCGCCATCCTCACCGGTGGGCAGGTGATCTCCGAGGAAGTCGGCCTGTCGCTCGACGCCGTCACCCTCGACCTGCTCGGCCGGGCCCGTCAGGTCATCGTCACCAAGGACGAGTGCACCATCGTCGACGGCGGTGGCGAGCAGGAGATGATCGAGGGGCGCGTCGCCCAGATCCGCAAGGAGATCGAGAACTCCGATTCCGAGTATGACCGTGAGAAGCTGCAGGAGCGCCTGGCCAAGCTGGCCGGTGGCGTTGCCGTCATCAAGGTGGGTGCCGCCACCGAGGTCGAGCTCAAAGAGCGTAAGCACCGCATCGAGGATGCCGTCCGCAACGCCAAGGCCGCGGTCGAGGAGGGCATCGTGCCCGGCGGTGGTGTCGCGCTGCTGCAGGCTTCCAAGGCTGCCAAGGTCGAGGGCCTGGATGACGACGAGCTGGTTGGTGCCAGCATCGTGCTGGCTGCGGCGCAGGGTCCGCTGCGTCAGATCGCCACGAACGCCGGTCTTGAGGGCGGCGTCATCGCTGAGAAGGTCGCCGGGCTGCCCAAGGGCCACGGTCTCAATGCCGCCACCGGCGAGTACGTCGACATGGTGGACGCGGGGATCATCGACCCGGCGAAGGTGACCCGGTCGGCACTGCAGAACGCTGCCTCCATCGCGGCGCTGTTCCTGACTACCGAGGCCGTCATCGCCGACAAGCCCGAGAAGGCTCCGGCTGCCGCCGGCGCTCCAGGCATGGACGAGATGGGTGGCATGGGCGGCTTCTGA
- a CDS encoding DUF3263 domain-containing protein: protein MTEASLETPLAERDAAMLDFEERWFTLDVPKEQAIMERFGCSTTRYYQRLNNLIDDPAALGYKPLLVKRLRRQRAQRQAARSARRLHS from the coding sequence ATGACCGAGGCTTCCCTGGAGACCCCACTCGCCGAGCGTGACGCCGCCATGCTTGATTTCGAGGAACGCTGGTTCACCCTCGACGTCCCCAAGGAACAGGCCATCATGGAGCGCTTCGGCTGCTCCACCACCCGTTACTACCAGCGGCTCAACAACCTGATCGACGACCCGGCCGCCCTCGGATACAAGCCGTTGCTGGTCAAGCGCCTGCGCCGCCAGCGCGCCCAGCGCCAGGCCGCCCGCTCCGCTCGCCGCCTCCACTCCTGA
- the manA gene encoding mannose-6-phosphate isomerase, class I has translation MLELIGVRQSYPWGTKDAIPSLIGQAPDAKPWAEQWYGAHPLGDSPTPDGATLSEHLAQQQDQLGKAALMTFGRRLPFLMKILSAASPLSLQAHPTRQQAREGHARESLLGVPLGAPERSFKDDWPKPETIVALTSFEALVGFRDPVRTAQLFEDLGVGDALASVIGPLRDRDGSPALQEVFLDVLSLDDRRHLVDEVLGAAVNHLDAPGELGLFARTAVEIDEYFPSDPGILAALLLNRFSLEPGQALALAPGVMHSYLRGCCIEVMANSDNVLRGGLTAKHIDVDALLHVVSFAPTPAEVLLPSGSDGTYIYPTSFEEFELWLLQPTDGSPLQVPRSDSGRICLVASGSFELSGDGDPVVLKPGKAVFIGAEEAIVARGEGQLFVAATGV, from the coding sequence ATGCTGGAACTGATCGGGGTACGCCAGAGCTACCCCTGGGGCACCAAGGACGCCATCCCCAGCCTGATCGGCCAGGCCCCTGATGCGAAGCCCTGGGCAGAGCAGTGGTACGGCGCCCATCCCCTGGGTGACTCCCCCACACCCGATGGCGCGACGCTGTCGGAGCACCTGGCGCAGCAACAGGACCAGCTGGGCAAGGCCGCCCTGATGACCTTCGGCCGCCGGCTGCCGTTTCTGATGAAGATCCTGTCGGCCGCATCCCCTCTCAGTCTCCAGGCCCACCCCACCAGGCAGCAGGCCCGGGAGGGGCATGCCCGGGAGTCGCTGCTGGGAGTGCCGCTGGGAGCCCCCGAGCGCTCCTTCAAGGATGACTGGCCCAAACCCGAGACCATCGTCGCCCTGACCTCCTTCGAGGCGCTCGTCGGATTCCGCGATCCCGTGCGGACCGCGCAGCTGTTCGAGGACCTGGGTGTGGGCGATGCCCTGGCCTCCGTGATCGGTCCCCTGCGTGATCGTGATGGCAGTCCCGCCCTGCAGGAGGTTTTCCTCGACGTCCTGAGCCTCGATGACCGCCGTCATCTCGTGGACGAGGTGCTGGGCGCCGCCGTCAACCACCTCGACGCACCAGGTGAGCTCGGGCTCTTCGCACGCACCGCCGTCGAGATCGACGAGTACTTCCCCTCCGACCCGGGGATCCTCGCCGCCCTGCTGCTGAACCGTTTCTCGCTGGAACCCGGCCAGGCCCTGGCGCTGGCACCTGGCGTAATGCACAGCTACCTGCGTGGCTGTTGCATAGAGGTGATGGCGAACTCCGACAACGTGCTGCGCGGTGGACTGACCGCGAAGCACATCGACGTCGACGCGCTCCTCCACGTCGTAAGCTTCGCACCCACCCCCGCGGAAGTGCTGCTCCCCAGCGGTTCCGACGGCACCTATATCTACCCGACGAGCTTCGAGGAGTTCGAGCTGTGGCTGCTGCAGCCGACCGACGGCAGTCCTCTGCAGGTGCCTCGCAGCGACTCGGGCCGGATCTGCCTGGTCGCCTCCGGCTCATTCGAGCTGAGCGGCGACGGGGACCCAGTCGTTCTGAAACCCGGGAAGGCGGTCTTCATCGGGGCCGAGGAGGCGATCGTGGCGCGCGGCGAGGGGCAGCTTTTCGTCGCAGCGACCGGCGTCTGA
- a CDS encoding class I SAM-dependent methyltransferase translates to MSPEPSKWARMIAADPDHSHRYIERFKIMEAAGHDLYGEARTVDAMAPREARILDAGCGPGRHAGWLHQRGHRVVGVDVDPVLIAAAQEDHPGPAFLVGDLAELDLPSQGIEADFDIILSAGNVMSFLAPSTRVDTLRRLKDHLTSGGRLVTGFGAGRGYDFTDFLSDAQVAELTPVLAFSTWDLRPWQPDSDFLVAVLTTA, encoded by the coding sequence ATGAGTCCTGAGCCGAGCAAGTGGGCACGCATGATCGCGGCCGACCCTGACCACTCGCACCGCTACATCGAGCGCTTCAAGATCATGGAGGCAGCGGGACATGACCTCTACGGTGAGGCCCGCACCGTGGACGCCATGGCGCCGCGCGAGGCCAGGATCCTCGATGCGGGCTGCGGCCCGGGCAGGCACGCGGGCTGGCTCCATCAGCGCGGCCACCGGGTGGTCGGGGTGGACGTCGATCCCGTCCTGATCGCGGCAGCGCAGGAGGACCATCCCGGACCGGCTTTCCTGGTCGGCGACCTGGCGGAACTCGACCTGCCGTCCCAGGGAATCGAGGCGGACTTCGACATCATCTTGTCGGCTGGGAATGTGATGAGCTTCCTGGCTCCCTCGACCCGCGTCGACACCCTGCGCCGCCTCAAGGACCACCTGACCTCTGGGGGCCGCCTGGTGACGGGGTTCGGCGCTGGGCGCGGCTACGACTTCACTGACTTCCTGTCCGACGCGCAGGTGGCGGAGCTGACCCCGGTCCTGGCGTTCTCCACCTGGGATCTGAGGCCCTGGCAGCCGGACAGCGACTTCCTGGTGGCAGTTCTCACGACCGCCTGA
- a CDS encoding DedA family protein — protein sequence MREEPGTTDEAPQSDDGQAQADQEWWQAEGMPWKRKPERSDLACMTWIGVVAVYGLATLPLRGWLFGSATDILAMLTGGRVSVAATGALAGVGELPYWPVVLLVAAVSSIKFDWIYWWAGKLWGRGMIEVWAGRSKRAARNYARVERWAKALGPWGFLIAYLPIPLPIQPVVFVLSGATGLSLRRFLLYDFLADGLWLALYFWFGWWIGEPVVGLLRAYASISNYVGIGLLVVVIGSTIFQQKKTAA from the coding sequence GTGAGAGAGGAACCCGGAACCACCGACGAGGCCCCCCAGAGTGACGACGGCCAGGCGCAGGCCGATCAAGAGTGGTGGCAGGCCGAGGGCATGCCCTGGAAGCGCAAGCCGGAGCGCTCCGACCTCGCCTGCATGACTTGGATCGGTGTGGTTGCGGTCTATGGGCTGGCGACCCTGCCCCTGCGGGGCTGGCTGTTCGGCTCAGCCACCGACATCCTCGCCATGCTCACCGGCGGCCGGGTCTCTGTCGCCGCCACCGGCGCGCTCGCAGGAGTTGGGGAGCTACCGTACTGGCCGGTGGTGTTGCTCGTCGCTGCCGTCTCCAGCATCAAGTTCGACTGGATTTACTGGTGGGCTGGGAAGCTCTGGGGACGCGGGATGATCGAGGTGTGGGCCGGCCGCAGCAAACGTGCCGCACGCAACTACGCGAGGGTCGAGCGCTGGGCCAAGGCCCTCGGGCCGTGGGGTTTCCTCATCGCCTACTTGCCAATTCCACTGCCCATTCAGCCGGTTGTCTTTGTGCTCTCCGGAGCCACCGGGCTCAGCCTGAGACGGTTCCTCCTCTACGACTTCCTGGCCGACGGGCTCTGGCTGGCGCTCTATTTCTGGTTCGGCTGGTGGATCGGCGAACCGGTCGTCGGCCTGCTCAGAGCGTACGCCAGCATCTCGAACTATGTGGGCATCGGGCTGCTGGTGGTGGTCATCGGCTCAACGATCTTCCAGCAGAAGAAGACCGCTGCCTAA
- a CDS encoding ABC transporter ATP-binding protein: protein MATVSYREASRIYPGSDRAAVNNLDLEIADGEFMVLVGPSGCGKSTSLRMLAGLEEVNSGSIFIGDRDVTDLPPKDRDIAMVFQNYALYPHMTVADNMGFALKMQNVPKAEREKRVKEAAALLGLEDFLSRKPKALSGGQRQRVAMGRAIVRQPQVFLMDEPLSNLDAKLRVSTRTQIAALQRRLGVTTVYVTHDQVEAMTMGDRVAVMKDGVLQQVDSPLALYDTPKNLFVAGFIGSPAMNLMEGTVVDGGVKIGDYVVPIGREVLAKAEGESALTLGIRPEAFRISTDGQGIGLDIAVVEELGADSYLYGTLAGLSEEELVGAQQIVARVGARQAPAKGETVRLAADPSQVHVFSNKTEERIS, encoded by the coding sequence ATGGCCACTGTCAGCTACCGCGAAGCCTCGCGCATCTATCCCGGCTCGGATCGCGCCGCAGTCAACAACCTCGACCTGGAGATCGCCGACGGCGAGTTCATGGTCCTGGTCGGCCCCTCTGGCTGCGGCAAGTCGACCTCACTGCGTATGCTCGCCGGCCTCGAGGAGGTCAACTCGGGCTCCATCTTCATCGGTGACCGTGACGTCACCGACCTGCCGCCGAAGGATCGCGACATCGCGATGGTCTTCCAGAACTACGCCCTCTACCCGCACATGACCGTCGCCGACAACATGGGTTTTGCGCTGAAGATGCAGAACGTGCCCAAGGCGGAGCGCGAGAAGCGGGTCAAGGAGGCAGCCGCGCTGCTGGGGCTTGAGGATTTCCTCAGCCGCAAACCGAAGGCCCTGTCGGGTGGCCAGCGCCAGCGCGTCGCCATGGGACGCGCCATCGTGCGACAGCCCCAGGTGTTCCTCATGGACGAGCCGCTGTCGAACCTCGACGCCAAACTGCGCGTGTCCACCCGCACCCAGATCGCCGCCTTGCAGCGCCGCCTGGGCGTCACCACCGTCTACGTCACCCACGACCAGGTGGAGGCCATGACGATGGGCGATCGCGTCGCGGTGATGAAGGACGGCGTCCTGCAGCAGGTCGACTCGCCGCTGGCCCTGTACGACACCCCGAAGAACCTGTTCGTCGCGGGCTTCATCGGCTCCCCCGCCATGAACCTGATGGAAGGCACCGTCGTCGACGGTGGCGTGAAGATCGGTGACTACGTGGTGCCCATCGGCCGTGAGGTCCTGGCCAAGGCGGAGGGTGAGAGCGCCCTGACCCTCGGTATCCGCCCCGAGGCATTCCGCATCTCCACTGATGGGCAGGGCATCGGCCTGGACATCGCCGTCGTGGAGGAGCTCGGCGCGGACTCGTACCTGTACGGCACCCTCGCCGGCCTGAGCGAGGAAGAACTCGTCGGAGCCCAGCAGATCGTGGCCCGTGTCGGCGCCCGCCAGGCTCCCGCGAAGGGCGAGACGGTCCGGCTGGCTGCCGATCCGTCGCAGGTACACGTGTTCAGTAACAAAACCGAGGAGCGCATATCCTGA
- a CDS encoding methyltransferase domain-containing protein, with translation MNHGSPARYTHGHSRAVLSSHASRTAENSAAYLLPHLCEGQALLDVGCGPATITVGLAEHVAPGRVVALDAAEAALTAARATLEAQGSPQVELTIGDALALPYPDDTFDVVHAHQVLQHLADPVAALAEMRRVTKPGGLVAVRDAIYSAMTWYPQPDGMEAWRRVYLATARANGGEPDAGSRLLAWCRAAGFTDISCSADTWCYATPELRSWWGEMWAERSLTSFGPRTVELGLATQADLEAMAAAWHEWLASPDGWFAVLHGEALGRV, from the coding sequence ATGAACCACGGGTCCCCAGCTCGCTACACGCACGGGCACAGCCGCGCGGTGCTCTCCAGCCATGCCAGTCGCACCGCCGAGAATTCCGCTGCCTATCTGCTACCACATCTATGCGAAGGACAGGCGCTCCTGGACGTCGGTTGTGGGCCCGCAACCATCACAGTCGGCCTGGCAGAGCATGTCGCCCCGGGACGCGTCGTCGCCCTGGATGCTGCTGAGGCGGCCCTGACAGCGGCGCGCGCCACCCTGGAGGCGCAGGGCTCACCCCAGGTCGAACTGACCATCGGTGATGCGCTGGCCCTGCCCTACCCGGATGACACCTTCGATGTTGTTCATGCCCACCAGGTGCTGCAGCACCTCGCTGATCCTGTCGCGGCCCTGGCGGAGATGCGTCGTGTCACGAAACCAGGAGGCCTGGTGGCGGTCCGCGACGCGATCTACTCAGCCATGACGTGGTACCCGCAGCCTGACGGCATGGAGGCGTGGCGCAGGGTCTACCTGGCCACGGCCCGCGCCAACGGCGGTGAGCCTGATGCGGGAAGCCGCCTGCTGGCCTGGTGCCGTGCGGCCGGATTCACCGACATCTCCTGTTCCGCTGACACCTGGTGCTATGCGACGCCCGAGTTGCGATCCTGGTGGGGTGAAATGTGGGCGGAACGCAGCCTGACCTCTTTCGGCCCGCGGACCGTGGAGCTGGGACTGGCAACCCAGGCTGATCTGGAAGCCATGGCTGCGGCCTGGCACGAGTGGTTAGCCAGCCCGGATGGCTGGTTTGCCGTCCTGCACGGCGAGGCGCTGGGGCGGGTTTGA
- the metB gene encoding cystathionine gamma-synthase: MADLGRWTRAVRTGMGADPAVGAVVPPIYLSTNYLFDGMGQPGAYDYSRSNNPTRDLLSDALATLEGGAGATAVGTGLAAITLIAEAFIPAGGRAVVQHDAYGGTWRLFAFLAEQGRFDVDFVDFNDPAAFQAALGQNPAVVWIETPSNPLLRITDIAAASAAAHDAGALVVADNTFLSPLLQRPLEHGADLVVHSTTKFLNGHSDVVGGAVIAATQEQHERLRLWGNALGLTAGAFDSYLALRGIRTLDARLRVHQENAAVLVEVLRTHPAVARLYYPGLPEHPGHEVAARQQSGFGSLISLELHGGVQAAERFLDGLLIFHLAESLGGVESLICHPDSMTHAGMSPEARATAGITGGLLRMSVGVESADDLATVVSEALERAS; the protein is encoded by the coding sequence ATGGCAGATCTGGGACGCTGGACACGCGCGGTGCGCACGGGGATGGGCGCCGACCCGGCCGTCGGGGCTGTCGTGCCGCCGATCTATCTCAGCACCAACTACCTGTTCGACGGCATGGGCCAGCCGGGCGCGTACGACTATTCCCGTTCCAACAATCCCACCCGCGACCTCCTCAGCGATGCGCTCGCCACCTTGGAGGGCGGGGCGGGCGCGACGGCAGTCGGCACGGGTCTGGCCGCGATCACCCTGATCGCCGAGGCCTTCATCCCGGCGGGCGGGCGGGCTGTCGTGCAGCACGACGCCTACGGCGGCACGTGGCGGCTGTTCGCCTTCCTGGCGGAGCAGGGACGTTTCGACGTGGACTTCGTTGACTTCAACGATCCCGCAGCCTTCCAGGCAGCGCTCGGCCAGAACCCGGCGGTGGTGTGGATCGAGACGCCCTCGAACCCGCTGCTGCGCATCACCGACATCGCCGCCGCTTCAGCGGCAGCCCACGATGCCGGGGCGCTGGTGGTGGCTGACAACACGTTCCTCTCTCCACTGTTGCAGCGTCCTCTGGAGCACGGGGCGGACCTGGTGGTGCACTCCACCACGAAGTTCCTGAACGGGCATTCCGATGTGGTGGGCGGCGCGGTGATCGCCGCCACCCAGGAGCAGCACGAGCGGCTGCGGCTGTGGGGCAATGCCCTCGGCCTGACCGCCGGGGCTTTCGATTCCTACCTGGCGCTGCGTGGCATCCGCACTCTCGATGCCCGGCTCCGCGTCCACCAGGAGAACGCCGCCGTTCTCGTCGAGGTGTTGCGCACGCATCCCGCCGTAGCACGTCTCTACTATCCGGGCCTGCCGGAACATCCGGGCCATGAGGTCGCGGCCCGGCAGCAGAGCGGCTTCGGGTCGCTTATCAGCCTGGAGTTGCACGGCGGCGTCCAAGCGGCGGAGCGATTTCTCGACGGGCTGCTGATCTTCCACCTGGCGGAGTCTCTGGGCGGGGTCGAGTCGTTGATCTGCCACCCTGACTCCATGACGCACGCCGGTATGTCGCCCGAGGCCCGGGCGACGGCGGGGATCACCGGCGGGCTATTGCGGATGAGCGTCGGCGTTGAGTCCGCGGACGATCTGGCGACTGTCGTCTCGGAGGCCCTGGAACGGGCCTCCTGA